Proteins from one Plasmodium cynomolgi strain B DNA, chromosome 10, whole genome shotgun sequence genomic window:
- a CDS encoding actin-related protein (putative): MDSYNDLLSIVVDLGFENTKIGYAGDENPTNIFSSNVGVPLDLEIKIKNEIYKKCLCTKGEFYQFNLIYPLCYLEALEDTKVKPCLYLDSKNHFDVNEDVFEKILFMNVNGGRCVHKLLQERVKVFIGNKLQKQSDMAGEFVDKGDVAAGEAGEAGEGAEAEGGEEAEEGKEEQPQPQQQSEAPERWGGKGAEGPPQREDPKSKELKTLKKWAEENNYFDINLVENKLIDVNGIRSMINNHNNVSCGLNEKMEKFPYLFSLPNKRNQQIKKKISELLFEKYKVPALYFNSKSVLSGFAYNKNVCSVVDIGSCYTDFSLCNEGGIEDKNYKIYNIGGSTIDFFLEELLEKHNKEYCIPYYEFI, from the exons ATGGATTCCTACAACGACCTCCTGAGCATCGTAGTGGATTTGGGTTTCGAAAACACCAAAATTGGCTACGCGGGGGACGAAAACCCAACGAACATATTTAGCTCAAATGTGGGGGTACCACTCGATCTGGagatcaaaataaaaaacgaaatttatAAGAAATGTCTTTGCACCAAGGGAGAGTTTTACCAATTCAACCTTATCTACCCCCTGTGTTATTTGGAGGCGCTGGAGGACACCAAAGTGAAGCCTTGTCTCTACCTGGACAGCAAGAACCACTTTGATGTGAACGAAGATGTGTTCGaaaaaatcctttttatGAATGTGAACGGGGGTCGGTGTGTTCACAAACTGTTGCAGGAGAGGGTTAAGGTGTTCATAGGCAACAAGCTGCAGAAGCAGAGCGATATGGCCGGCGAGTTCGTCGATAAGGGAGACGTA GCGgcgggagaagcgggagaagcgggagaagggGCAGAAGcggaaggaggggaagaagcggaagaaggcAAAGAAGAACAACCGCAACCGCAACAGCAATCAGAAGCACCAGAACGATGGGGCGGCAAAGGCGCCGAGGGGCCCCCCCAAAGGGAAGACCCCAAGTCGAAGGAGCTAAAGACGCTGAAAAAGTGGGCGGAAGAAAACAACTACTTCGACATCAACCTAGTCGAAAACAAACTGATAGATGTGAATGGCATAAGGAGCATGATAAATAATCACAACAATGTTAGTTGTGggctaaatgaaaaaatggaaaaattccCATACCTATTCTCACTACCCAACAAAAGAAatcaacaaataaaaaaaaaaatatcagaaCTTTTAttcgaaaaatataaagtacCTGCCTTATATTTTAACTCCAAATCGGTATTATCAGGATTTGCctacaacaaaaatgtgtgttCAGTAGTGGACATAGGGTCTTGTTACACAGACTTCTCCCTATGTAATGAAGGAGGTatagaagataaaaattacaaaatttacaatataGGAGGTTCAACAATAGATTTTTTCCTAGAAGAACTGCTAGAAAAACATAATAAGGAATACTGTATCCCATATTACGagtttatataa